The Streptomyces sp. Je 1-332 genome has a window encoding:
- a CDS encoding NlpC/P60 family protein yields the protein MSGRLLRWVGTGAAVGALLAPAYPAYAVPGPDGAGERPVSDLLTDLQELYRKAEESTETYNATAEKLKEQRAEVKRLNGHLARARTSVRDSRGAAGRFARQQYQGRTNISPYVRLLLARNPQQALDQGRVIGRASAERAATVDRLVGGEKKAADLASEAKKALETQLALAARQKEARDTVKGQLKEVEELLASLSAEQLEDLARAEQEGMAESQRKFLKSGSLSGSPGSAAPTRPPSRRGDKALSYAVRQIGKPYKWGAEGPRAFDCSGLTSQAWAKAGKEIPRTSQEQWAQLRRVSLRKLRPGDLIVYFPKATHVALYLGDGMVIQAPRPGAKVKVSPIAANPVRGAVRPDPSAKPMKGYEPPKLPRGALKGGDTGYGAAGAPRG from the coding sequence ATGTCAGGCAGGTTGCTGCGATGGGTCGGTACGGGCGCCGCGGTCGGGGCGCTGCTCGCCCCCGCCTACCCGGCGTACGCCGTCCCGGGGCCCGACGGCGCCGGAGAGCGCCCGGTGTCCGATCTCCTGACGGACCTTCAGGAGCTGTACCGGAAGGCCGAGGAGTCGACGGAGACGTACAACGCGACCGCGGAGAAACTGAAGGAGCAGCGCGCGGAGGTCAAGCGCCTCAACGGCCATCTGGCCCGCGCCCGGACGTCGGTGCGCGACAGCCGTGGCGCGGCGGGCCGCTTCGCGCGCCAGCAGTACCAGGGCAGAACGAACATCTCCCCCTACGTACGTCTCCTGCTGGCCCGCAACCCGCAGCAGGCCCTCGACCAGGGGCGTGTGATCGGGCGGGCGTCGGCCGAGCGCGCCGCGACCGTGGACCGTCTGGTCGGCGGCGAGAAGAAGGCAGCCGATCTGGCGTCCGAGGCGAAGAAGGCCCTGGAGACCCAACTCGCCCTCGCCGCACGCCAGAAGGAAGCACGCGACACGGTCAAGGGCCAGTTGAAGGAGGTCGAGGAACTGCTGGCCTCGCTGAGCGCGGAACAGCTGGAGGACCTGGCGCGGGCGGAGCAGGAGGGCATGGCCGAGTCCCAGCGAAAGTTCCTGAAGTCGGGCTCCCTGAGCGGATCCCCGGGCTCCGCCGCACCGACCAGGCCACCGTCCCGGCGAGGGGACAAGGCGCTCTCCTACGCCGTGCGGCAGATCGGCAAGCCGTACAAGTGGGGCGCCGAGGGCCCCAGGGCCTTCGACTGCTCGGGTCTTACCTCACAGGCGTGGGCCAAGGCGGGAAAGGAGATCCCCCGCACGTCGCAGGAGCAGTGGGCTCAGCTGCGCCGGGTCTCACTGCGCAAGCTGCGGCCGGGTGACCTGATCGTCTACTTCCCCAAGGCCACGCATGTGGCGCTGTACCTGGGCGACGGCATGGTGATCCAGGCCCCGCGCCCCGGTGCCAAGGTCAAGGTCTCCCCCATCGCCGCGAACCCCGTGCGGGGAGCGGTACGCCCCGACCCCTCGGCGAAGCCCATGAAGGGCTACGAACCACCGAAGCTGCCGCGCGGGGCGCTGAAGGGCGGCGACACGGGGTACGGGGCGGCGGGGGCGCCGCGGGGGTAG
- a CDS encoding TetR/AcrR family transcriptional regulator has protein sequence MTSPAPTRAYRRLSVEERQRQLKEAALSLFAVRAPDEVSLDDVAEAAGVSRPLVYRYFPGGKQQLYEAALRSAADELEQCFAEPPEGPLTQRLANALDRYLAFVDQHDAGFSALLQGGSVVETSRTTAIVDEVRRTAAEHILAHLEVVGATGPRLRMTVRMWITSVEAASLIWLDEEKQPPLDELRDWLVEQFMAVLVASAGRDPQTAEAVRVALTMETSDGPAGSLARRVLPVVSDAAHLL, from the coding sequence ATGACCTCGCCTGCTCCCACCCGCGCGTACCGGCGCCTCAGTGTCGAAGAGCGGCAGCGGCAGCTCAAGGAGGCCGCCCTGTCCCTCTTCGCGGTGCGCGCACCCGACGAGGTCTCCCTCGACGATGTCGCGGAGGCGGCCGGCGTCTCCCGGCCGCTCGTCTACCGCTACTTCCCGGGCGGCAAGCAGCAGTTGTACGAGGCCGCGCTGCGCTCCGCGGCGGACGAGCTTGAGCAGTGCTTCGCCGAGCCTCCGGAGGGTCCGCTCACCCAGCGACTCGCGAACGCGCTCGACCGCTACCTCGCCTTCGTCGACCAGCACGACGCGGGGTTCAGCGCGCTGCTCCAGGGCGGCAGCGTCGTGGAGACCTCGCGGACCACGGCCATCGTGGACGAGGTGCGCAGGACGGCCGCCGAGCACATCCTGGCCCACCTGGAGGTCGTGGGCGCCACGGGTCCCCGGCTGCGGATGACCGTGCGGATGTGGATCACCTCCGTCGAGGCGGCGTCCCTGATCTGGCTGGACGAGGAGAAGCAGCCGCCGCTGGACGAGCTGCGGGACTGGCTGGTCGAGCAGTTCATGGCGGTCCTGGTGGCATCGGCGGGCCGCGACCCGCAGACCGCGGAGGCGGTACGGGTGGCCCTGACCATGGAGACGTCGGACGGCCCCGCGGGCTCGCTCGCCCGACGGGTGCTTCCCGTGGTGAGCGACGCGGCGCACCTGCTGTGA
- a CDS encoding diiron oxygenase, whose protein sequence is MTTSTQDAAIEGLRDALGALKDREQVAERLLDSSAKHSFDPDKELDWEAPFEEGKWFWPPELLSLYGTPMWRRMSEEQRIALSQHEAAALASLGIWFELILMQLLVRHVYDKPATSAHVRYALTEIEDECRHSKMFARLITRGDTPYYPVSTVHRNLGRLFKTISTTPGSFTATLLGEEILDWMQRLTFPDERVQTLVRGVTRIHVVEEARHVRYAREELRRQMVTAPRWSQEFTRLTSGEFARVFSIAFINPEVYTNVGLDKREAMAQVKASAHRREIMQTGAKRLTDFLDDIGVLRGAGRRLWKSSGLLA, encoded by the coding sequence ATGACGACCAGCACGCAGGACGCGGCGATCGAAGGGCTGCGGGACGCGCTCGGAGCGCTCAAGGACCGGGAGCAGGTGGCCGAGCGGCTGCTCGACTCCTCCGCCAAGCACTCCTTCGACCCCGACAAGGAGCTGGACTGGGAGGCGCCCTTCGAGGAGGGCAAGTGGTTCTGGCCCCCGGAGCTGCTCTCCCTGTACGGCACGCCGATGTGGCGGCGGATGAGCGAGGAGCAGCGCATCGCGCTCTCCCAGCACGAGGCCGCCGCGCTCGCCTCGCTCGGCATCTGGTTCGAGCTGATCCTGATGCAGCTGCTCGTACGGCACGTCTACGACAAGCCGGCGACGAGCGCGCACGTGCGGTATGCCCTGACCGAGATCGAGGACGAGTGCCGGCACTCGAAGATGTTCGCGCGCCTGATCACGCGCGGGGACACGCCGTACTACCCGGTCAGCACCGTGCACCGGAACCTCGGCCGGCTCTTCAAGACCATCTCGACGACGCCCGGTTCGTTCACGGCGACGCTGCTCGGCGAGGAGATCCTCGACTGGATGCAGCGCCTGACGTTCCCGGACGAGCGCGTCCAGACGCTGGTGCGCGGCGTCACGCGGATCCACGTCGTGGAGGAGGCGCGCCATGTGCGGTACGCCCGTGAGGAGCTGCGGCGTCAGATGGTGACGGCGCCGCGCTGGTCCCAGGAGTTCACCCGCCTCACCTCCGGCGAGTTCGCCCGCGTCTTCTCCATCGCCTTCATCAACCCCGAGGTCTACACGAACGTCGGCCTGGACAAGCGCGAGGCCATGGCCCAGGTCAAGGCGAGCGCCCACCGCCGCGAGATCATGCAGACGGGAGCCAAGCGTCTGACGGACTTCCTGGACGACATCGGGGTGCTGCGGGGCGCGGGACGGCGGCTGTGGAAGAGCTCGGGCCTCCTGGCGTAG
- a CDS encoding ferritin-like domain-containing protein: MSTHELYTNPPDQTIWQIPANGAARFSWEYDEGRARLLALYQKGKDKQWDGAKRIAWDLEVDPYDPLGTPDESLSLYGTRHWAKMTERDKGELRKHYASWQFSQFLHGEQGAMVCAARIVESVPDLDAKFYSATQTMDEARHAEVYGRFLHDKIGMLYPINDNLQSLLGDTLRDSRWDMPYLGMQVLIEGLALAAFGMIRDTTDKPLPKQILAYVMQDEARHVAFGRMALRDYYKHLSDAELREREEFVIEGCYLMRDRLRGVEVLENFGIPKAEAEECSENSEFLALFRQLLFSRIVPCVKDIGLWGKRLQEAYVDMGVFEMGNANLDQLMAQDEEIAEKLDAERFAAEEGERVAEVADMIAAGEGQ, encoded by the coding sequence GTGTCCACGCACGAGCTGTACACGAACCCCCCGGACCAGACCATCTGGCAGATACCGGCGAACGGCGCGGCCCGCTTCAGCTGGGAGTACGACGAGGGCCGCGCCCGGCTGCTCGCCCTCTACCAGAAGGGCAAGGACAAGCAGTGGGACGGGGCCAAGCGCATCGCCTGGGACCTGGAGGTCGACCCGTACGACCCCCTGGGCACCCCCGACGAGTCCCTCTCCCTCTACGGCACCCGTCACTGGGCGAAGATGACGGAGCGGGACAAGGGTGAGCTGCGCAAGCACTACGCCTCCTGGCAGTTCAGCCAGTTCCTGCACGGTGAGCAGGGCGCGATGGTGTGTGCGGCGCGCATCGTGGAGTCCGTCCCCGACCTGGACGCCAAGTTCTACTCCGCGACCCAGACCATGGACGAGGCGCGGCACGCGGAGGTCTACGGCCGTTTCCTGCACGACAAGATCGGCATGCTCTACCCGATCAACGACAACCTCCAGTCGCTGCTCGGCGACACCCTGCGCGACTCCCGCTGGGACATGCCCTACCTCGGCATGCAGGTCCTGATCGAGGGGCTGGCCCTCGCCGCCTTCGGCATGATCCGCGACACGACGGACAAGCCGCTGCCCAAGCAGATCCTCGCCTACGTCATGCAGGACGAGGCCCGGCACGTGGCCTTCGGCCGCATGGCCCTGCGGGACTACTACAAGCACCTCTCCGACGCGGAACTGCGCGAGCGCGAGGAATTCGTCATCGAGGGCTGCTACTTGATGCGCGACCGCCTGCGCGGCGTCGAGGTCCTGGAGAACTTCGGCATCCCGAAGGCGGAGGCCGAGGAGTGCAGCGAGAACTCCGAATTCCTCGCCCTGTTCCGGCAGTTGCTCTTCAGCCGCATCGTCCCGTGCGTCAAGGACATCGGCCTGTGGGGCAAGCGCCTCCAGGAGGCGTACGTCGACATGGGCGTCTTCGAGATGGGCAACGCCAACCTCGACCAGCTGATGGCCCAGGACGAGGAGATCGCCGAGAAACTGGACGCGGAGCGGTTCGCGGCGGAGGAGGGCGAGCGGGTGGCGGAGGTGGCGGACATGATCGCCGCCGGCGAAGGGCAGTAG
- a CDS encoding penicillin-binding transpeptidase domain-containing protein — MTRYIRHAAAFCALLLIALLVNATRVQVVQAEHFDENPANRRQAIVRFGQPRGDILVDGRPVTGSKDTGEQLRYERTYKNGPLYAPVTGYASQVYGTTLVENAEDDILSGTDPMLAPLPLWNDVSRAQNPGGMVRTTIKAAAQQAAYAGLDGKKGAVAAIEPSTGKILALVSTPSYDPERLSGTSGSVAKSWTALNGSADKPMLNRAIRQTYPPGSTFKVVTAAAALDAGTVTDLDAATKSPNPYTLPGTSTELTNEVEGCTNATLRYAFEWSCNTVFAKLGADTGLDDMLGTARNFGFNDSGLKIPSAVAASNFDTSMDKAQLALSAIGQYDTRATPLQMAMVSAAVANGGQVQSPNLVDETTTDDGDVVRNTGTSSLHQAMNPATAMQLREMMTGVVEEGTGGNAAIPGVTVGGKTGTAQHGIDNSGTPYAWFISWAQKSGEAQPSVAVAVVVEDAAADRGDISGGGSAAPIARAVMEAVLGGS; from the coding sequence GTGACCAGGTACATCCGGCATGCCGCCGCGTTCTGCGCGCTGCTCCTGATCGCCCTGCTCGTGAACGCGACCCGCGTCCAGGTCGTCCAGGCCGAGCACTTCGACGAGAACCCCGCCAACCGCCGCCAGGCCATCGTCCGCTTCGGGCAGCCGCGCGGCGACATCCTGGTCGACGGCCGCCCGGTCACCGGCTCCAAGGACACCGGGGAGCAGCTCCGCTACGAACGGACGTACAAGAACGGGCCGTTGTACGCCCCGGTGACCGGGTACGCCTCGCAGGTCTACGGCACGACCCTCGTGGAGAACGCCGAGGACGACATCCTCTCCGGCACCGACCCGATGCTCGCCCCGCTCCCCCTGTGGAACGACGTCAGCCGCGCGCAGAACCCCGGCGGCATGGTGCGGACCACCATCAAGGCGGCGGCTCAGCAGGCCGCGTACGCCGGGCTCGACGGCAAGAAGGGCGCGGTCGCCGCGATCGAGCCGTCGACCGGGAAGATCCTCGCCCTGGTCAGCACCCCCTCGTACGATCCCGAGCGTCTTTCGGGCACCAGCGGGTCGGTGGCGAAGTCCTGGACGGCGCTGAACGGCAGCGCCGACAAACCCATGCTGAACCGGGCGATCCGCCAGACGTACCCGCCCGGTTCGACGTTCAAGGTGGTGACGGCGGCGGCGGCGCTGGACGCCGGGACGGTCACGGACCTTGACGCCGCCACGAAGTCCCCCAACCCCTACACGCTGCCCGGCACGAGCACGGAGCTGACGAACGAGGTCGAGGGCTGCACGAACGCGACCCTCCGCTACGCCTTCGAGTGGTCCTGCAACACGGTCTTCGCCAAGCTGGGCGCGGACACCGGCCTGGACGACATGCTGGGCACGGCGCGGAACTTCGGCTTCAACGACAGCGGCCTGAAGATCCCGTCGGCGGTAGCGGCGAGCAACTTCGACACCTCGATGGACAAGGCGCAGCTGGCGCTCTCCGCCATCGGCCAGTACGACACGAGGGCGACGCCCCTGCAGATGGCGATGGTCTCGGCGGCGGTGGCCAACGGCGGGCAGGTGCAGTCCCCGAACCTGGTGGACGAGACCACGACGGACGACGGCGACGTGGTGCGCAACACCGGCACCAGCTCCCTCCACCAGGCGATGAACCCGGCCACGGCCATGCAGCTGCGGGAGATGATGACCGGCGTGGTCGAGGAGGGCACGGGCGGCAACGCGGCGATCCCCGGCGTGACGGTGGGCGGCAAGACGGGCACGGCCCAGCACGGCATCGACAACTCCGGCACGCCGTACGCGTGGTTCATCTCCTGGGCCCAGAAGTCCGGCGAGGCACAACCGTCGGTGGCGGTGGCGGTGGTGGTGGAGGACGCGGCGGCGGACCGGGGCGACATCAGCGGCGGCGGCAGCGCGGCACCGATCGCCAGGGCGGTGATGGAGGCGGTGCTTGGGGGGTCCTGA
- a CDS encoding FtsW/RodA/SpoVE family cell cycle protein, with translation MTRTAAAPPSVPAVRVPRRRGTEVALIVVAVLLSVYGYCDVGLAKNGTVPPGAAGYGAGLGVLALVAHLAVRFRAPFADPLLLPIAVLLNGLGLVLIYRLDLETPGDEAAPTQLIWSTVGVALFIGVVVFLRDHRVLQRYAYICVVAALVLMIVPIFFPAVNGARIWIRIGGFSIQPGEFAKILLAIFFASYLSANRNALAYTGRTVWKLTKLQLPTGRVLGPIVAIWLLSVGVLVLERDLGTSLLFFGLFLILLYVATGRTGWIAVGLVLAGIGAYTVGSLEPHVHSRVEDWLHPFASIDAGEGPNQLAQSLFAFAAGGMLGTGLGLGHSILIGFAAKSDFILATAGEELGLAGLAAIFLLYALLVERGFRAGLALRDAFGRLLAVGLASIVALQVFVIAGGVTGLIPLTGMAMPFLAQGGSSVVTNWIIVALLIRVSDSARSQPVDPLGEDA, from the coding sequence ATGACCCGAACAGCAGCGGCGCCCCCTTCCGTTCCCGCTGTTCGCGTGCCCCGGCGCCGTGGCACCGAGGTCGCCCTGATCGTCGTGGCCGTCCTGCTCTCGGTCTACGGCTACTGCGACGTCGGCCTCGCCAAGAACGGCACCGTCCCGCCCGGCGCCGCCGGTTACGGCGCCGGGCTCGGCGTGCTCGCGCTCGTGGCGCACCTCGCGGTCCGCTTCCGCGCGCCCTTCGCCGATCCGCTGCTCCTGCCGATCGCGGTGCTCCTCAACGGGCTGGGCCTCGTCCTGATCTACCGGCTCGACCTGGAGACCCCCGGCGACGAGGCAGCGCCCACGCAACTCATCTGGTCCACCGTCGGCGTGGCGCTCTTCATCGGCGTCGTGGTCTTCCTGCGCGACCACCGGGTGCTCCAGCGGTACGCGTACATCTGCGTCGTCGCCGCGCTGGTCCTCATGATCGTGCCGATCTTCTTCCCGGCCGTGAACGGCGCCCGGATCTGGATCAGGATCGGCGGATTCTCCATCCAGCCCGGCGAGTTCGCCAAGATCCTGCTCGCGATCTTCTTCGCCAGCTATCTCTCCGCCAACCGCAACGCCCTCGCCTACACCGGCCGTACGGTCTGGAAGCTGACGAAGCTCCAGCTGCCGACCGGACGCGTGCTCGGCCCGATCGTCGCGATCTGGCTCCTGAGCGTCGGGGTCCTGGTCCTCGAACGGGACCTCGGCACCTCGCTGCTCTTCTTCGGCCTCTTCTTGATCCTGCTGTACGTCGCGACGGGGCGCACCGGCTGGATCGCGGTCGGCCTGGTGCTCGCCGGGATCGGGGCGTACACCGTCGGCTCGCTCGAACCCCACGTGCACAGCCGCGTCGAGGACTGGCTGCACCCCTTCGCCTCCATCGACGCGGGTGAGGGGCCGAACCAACTGGCCCAGTCGCTCTTCGCGTTCGCGGCCGGCGGGATGCTCGGGACCGGGCTCGGGCTCGGGCACTCCATCCTCATCGGCTTCGCCGCCAAGTCCGACTTCATCCTGGCGACGGCCGGCGAGGAGCTGGGACTCGCGGGCCTCGCCGCGATCTTCTTGTTGTACGCGCTGCTGGTGGAGCGCGGCTTCAGGGCGGGGCTCGCGCTGCGGGACGCCTTCGGGCGGCTCCTCGCGGTCGGGCTCGCCTCGATCGTCGCGCTCCAGGTGTTCGTGATCGCGGGCGGCGTGACCGGGCTCATTCCGCTGACCGGCATGGCGATGCCCTTCCTGGCGCAGGGCGGTTCGTCGGTCGTCACCAACTGGATCATCGTGGCGCTGCTCATCCGGGTCAGCGACTCGGCGCGCAGTCAGCCGGTCGACCCCCTCGGGGAGGACGCGTGA
- a CDS encoding SH3 domain-containing protein → MSLRPTSATARLGILAAGSALAALTLTGPAVAAGDSDTNSHPRVYKGRVIAKGGLLLRTSPHRGSKVIRSVPYGKVVSIYCKTTGDHVSGNNRWYLLTNGTWAWGAAHYISNIGPAPRWC, encoded by the coding sequence GTGTCCCTTCGGCCCACCTCCGCCACCGCCCGGCTCGGCATACTGGCCGCCGGCAGCGCGCTCGCCGCCCTCACCCTCACCGGCCCGGCCGTCGCGGCCGGCGACAGCGACACCAACAGCCACCCGCGCGTCTACAAGGGGCGCGTCATCGCCAAGGGCGGACTGCTGCTGCGCACCTCCCCGCACCGGGGCAGCAAGGTGATCCGCAGCGTTCCGTACGGCAAGGTCGTCTCGATCTACTGCAAGACGACCGGTGACCATGTGTCCGGCAACAACCGCTGGTACCTGCTCACCAACGGCACCTGGGCATGGGGCGCCGCGCACTACATCTCGAACATCGGGCCCGCGCCGCGCTGGTGCTGA
- a CDS encoding HAMP domain-containing sensor histidine kinase — protein sequence MSHRLPHGPRLPAWTATLTWKAAVFITVMCCALAALLGALVHVSVTNQTVGQARDHALTRLDDATAAFEAGDELGPGAAIDPAGLPEQLRKLAVDGERGTMVAAQDSRPTMWAAGPAAERRAIAVRVDYAQGARTIDGLDRAILGSSVLAIGATLLLGAFSVTRVTRRLHQTATVARRISAGDLDARVNDPRTREPSRHQDEVAAVSGALDTMASSMQGKLQSEQRFTADVAHELRTPLTGLHAAAELLPPGRPTELVRDRVAALRTLTEDLLEISRLDAKSERVDLDDHHLAPLAERAVRGSGVDAELVVVTDVCVETDRRRLERVLGNLIANADKHGRRPIVLTVDGPVVTVRDHGDGYPDYLVEHGPQRFRTEGTTRGHGLGLTIALGQTAVLGAQLTFTNAADGGAVATLTLPYEECAGNGVRGADGTV from the coding sequence ATGAGCCACCGGCTGCCGCACGGGCCGCGACTCCCCGCCTGGACGGCGACCCTGACCTGGAAGGCCGCTGTCTTCATCACCGTCATGTGCTGCGCGCTCGCCGCGCTGCTCGGCGCGCTCGTGCACGTCTCGGTGACCAACCAGACGGTGGGCCAGGCCCGCGATCACGCCCTCACCCGGCTCGACGACGCCACCGCGGCGTTCGAAGCGGGCGACGAGCTCGGTCCCGGCGCGGCGATCGATCCGGCGGGCCTTCCCGAACAGCTGCGGAAGCTCGCGGTGGACGGGGAGCGCGGCACGATGGTCGCCGCGCAGGACTCCCGGCCGACGATGTGGGCGGCGGGGCCCGCCGCGGAACGGCGCGCCATCGCCGTACGGGTCGACTACGCCCAGGGTGCCCGCACCATCGACGGACTCGACCGGGCGATCCTCGGTTCCTCGGTGCTCGCGATCGGGGCGACGCTGCTGCTCGGGGCGTTCTCCGTGACGCGCGTGACGCGGCGCCTGCATCAGACGGCGACGGTGGCCCGCCGGATCAGCGCCGGTGACCTGGACGCCCGCGTGAACGACCCGCGCACCCGCGAACCCTCGCGCCATCAGGACGAGGTGGCCGCGGTCTCCGGGGCGCTCGACACGATGGCGTCCTCGATGCAGGGCAAGCTCCAGAGCGAGCAGCGGTTCACCGCGGACGTGGCGCACGAGCTGCGTACGCCGCTGACGGGTCTGCACGCGGCGGCGGAGCTGCTGCCGCCCGGCCGCCCGACCGAGCTGGTGCGCGACCGGGTCGCCGCGCTGCGGACCCTCACCGAGGACCTCCTGGAGATCTCCCGGCTCGACGCGAAGAGCGAGCGCGTGGACCTGGACGACCACCATCTCGCCCCGTTGGCCGAGCGCGCCGTGCGGGGTTCGGGAGTCGACGCCGAGCTGGTCGTCGTCACCGATGTCTGCGTGGAGACCGACCGGCGTCGTCTCGAGCGGGTGCTCGGGAATCTCATCGCCAACGCGGACAAGCACGGGCGGCGGCCCATCGTGCTGACCGTCGACGGGCCCGTGGTCACGGTGCGCGACCACGGCGACGGATACCCCGACTACCTGGTGGAACACGGGCCGCAGCGGTTCCGCACCGAGGGGACGACCAGGGGCCACGGCCTCGGTCTGACGATCGCGTTGGGCCAGACGGCGGTCCTCGGAGCGCAGCTCACGTTCACCAACGCGGCCGACGGAGGCGCGGTGGCGACGCTGACGCTGCCGTACGAGGAGTGCGCGGGGAACGGTGTCAGGGGCGCCGACGGGACGGTCTGA
- a CDS encoding class F sortase yields MAAAATLTVALGIGLIACGQGSGKDPAPDVKVNNATASPAAEPNTPMGKSRPTGLRIPAAGVDAKSMLDLAVGADDALEVPPVDKADEPGWWTGGVTPGEKGAAVLVAHYDTVKGPALMKNVAKVRMGDTIEVPRADGSTATFKVREIEQVDKKNFPTHKVYGATDRPELRLLTCGGPIKDGHRTDNIILYADLAP; encoded by the coding sequence ATCGCCGCGGCCGCCACGCTCACCGTCGCCCTCGGCATCGGCCTGATCGCCTGCGGCCAGGGCTCCGGCAAGGACCCCGCGCCCGACGTCAAGGTCAACAACGCCACGGCATCCCCGGCGGCCGAGCCGAACACCCCGATGGGCAAGTCCCGGCCGACGGGCCTGCGAATACCGGCGGCCGGCGTCGATGCGAAGTCGATGCTCGACCTCGCTGTGGGCGCGGACGACGCGCTCGAAGTGCCGCCCGTCGACAAGGCGGACGAGCCGGGCTGGTGGACCGGTGGTGTGACCCCCGGCGAGAAGGGGGCGGCCGTCCTGGTGGCGCACTACGACACCGTGAAGGGGCCCGCGCTGATGAAGAACGTGGCGAAGGTGAGAATGGGGGACACGATCGAGGTGCCGCGAGCGGACGGGAGTACCGCGACGTTCAAGGTGCGCGAGATCGAACAGGTCGACAAAAAGAACTTCCCCACCCATAAGGTGTACGGGGCGACCGACCGGCCCGAGCTGCGCCTGCTGACCTGTGGCGGGCCGATCAAGGACGGTCACCGCACCGACAACATCATTCTCTACGCCGACCTCGCGCCGTAG
- a CDS encoding nuclease-related domain-containing protein, with protein sequence MSGLRVIPAWRHGQERLYVCLTDGRSVAWYERESSRVNLLGEEHREAVLRALAPFLTGGYSIGPPPVPTPAELARLALHPDDDLAPNRPGEALLVALDRDPAPARRLRADPRQRALAAEQAIADVLDGLEGGGWHTLHSVPLPGGARIHHLLIGPGGLFSVHTLAARKQRVRVADPMVTVGRADPRPLLRELRADADRASFALTAEIRPVLALCGAAALDVTAPPREVRIVRDGEVPALAGIGGVLKPADVEALHAMARDRRTWLRV encoded by the coding sequence ATGAGCGGACTGCGCGTCATACCGGCCTGGCGGCACGGACAGGAGAGGCTCTACGTCTGCCTCACGGACGGCAGAAGCGTGGCGTGGTACGAGAGGGAGTCGTCCCGCGTGAACCTGCTCGGCGAGGAGCACAGGGAAGCCGTGCTGCGCGCCCTCGCACCCTTCCTGACCGGCGGCTACTCGATAGGCCCACCGCCGGTCCCCACCCCGGCCGAGCTGGCCCGCCTCGCCCTCCACCCGGACGACGACCTCGCCCCGAACCGCCCCGGCGAGGCACTCCTGGTCGCCCTCGACCGCGACCCGGCCCCCGCCCGCAGGCTGCGCGCCGACCCGCGGCAGCGGGCCCTCGCCGCCGAGCAGGCCATCGCCGACGTGCTCGACGGCCTCGAAGGCGGCGGCTGGCACACCCTGCACTCGGTGCCGCTGCCGGGCGGCGCCCGCATCCACCACCTGCTGATCGGGCCCGGCGGCCTGTTCAGCGTCCACACCCTCGCCGCCCGCAAGCAGCGGGTACGCGTCGCCGACCCGATGGTCACGGTCGGCCGCGCGGACCCGCGTCCACTCCTGAGGGAGCTGCGCGCCGACGCCGACCGGGCGTCCTTCGCGCTGACCGCCGAGATCCGCCCGGTCCTCGCCCTCTGCGGGGCGGCGGCCCTGGACGTCACGGCCCCGCCGCGCGAGGTGCGGATCGTGCGCGACGGGGAGGTGCCGGCGCTCGCGGGCATCGGCGGCGTACTGAAACCGGCCGATGTGGAGGCGCTGCACGCGATGGCCCGCGACCGGCGTACGTGGCTGCGGGTCTGA
- a CDS encoding DUF4440 domain-containing protein codes for MTVLPETGYIATDEDRASLAAWFAEYDAHSARRDVERMADLAVFPLNLVSDDSAGDGRSAQWDREQFVATMTHVMGDGSEDITFESTRTPVFLSPAMAVVFTDSVMTANGETQQLRYADILLKRGGAWAFQTMIQGGWGDNL; via the coding sequence GTGACCGTACTGCCCGAGACCGGATACATCGCGACCGACGAGGACCGCGCGAGCCTGGCCGCCTGGTTCGCCGAGTACGACGCACACAGCGCGAGGCGCGACGTGGAGCGCATGGCCGACCTGGCCGTCTTCCCGCTCAATCTGGTCAGCGACGACTCCGCGGGCGACGGACGCTCCGCGCAGTGGGACCGGGAGCAGTTCGTCGCGACCATGACGCACGTGATGGGGGACGGGAGCGAGGACATCACCTTCGAGTCCACGCGCACGCCCGTCTTCCTCTCGCCCGCCATGGCCGTGGTCTTCACCGACTCGGTGATGACCGCGAACGGCGAGACGCAGCAGCTGCGGTACGCCGACATCCTGCTGAAGCGGGGCGGGGCCTGGGCGTTCCAGACCATGATCCAGGGGGGCTGGGGGGACAACCTGTAG